AGTAGCAAAGTAAGTGACGTATTCCAATTACACACTGTgataaatacactgaaaaacattcatttaaatgtctttCCTTGTGACTCAGAAGCTCCTTAAAGGAAGAgttcacaaaaatgtaaaaatattatttactcagaaatattattttaataataatttatataattagcCATTATATTAGTAGTAAgcatttaataatattgagtatattcattatttaatattatttttattgcatttgtaTGTTAAATTTTCACCTTCACTGCAGCTCTAACATAAAATATGATCTACTTACAATGCTTTTATGGATTTATACAATGATTAATTTTGACAGCCTGTGGTCAGTAATGAAGTTGTGATCTATTTTTGACTGAgaattaaagatttttttaattcttaggCTATTCAAAGTTATCAGATAagcttcaaaataatttttttataatgaatcaACAGCACCATGTGTTCTTGGGTAAACCAACAtttctgtgctctttccattaaAACGTTCAAACCCTAACCAGTGACCTCTGGTGTAACTGTGTCTCAGGAGGCGGGGAATCACTCTACCTGCGAATGGCGAGGATGAAATGAGAGACCTGGTCATAATGCATGAGCCGACCACACTCACAGAATTCCTTGGCAAGTTCGATCACTACATGCATGCCATTGCGTAAGTAGTTGTGCCGAGAAAAGATCTGCTGGCTGTAAATAAGTTGTGTTGCTGATTTGCTTGAAGATTGCATGGAAGCCTAAGTTTTTGCACCAACAACAGTTACATTTTAGTTTCTCAGGACTATTCTCCcctcacagaaaaaaggtttcTAAACAGCAATTTTATGTTTTGGCGAATTTGTATTATCTTTTTTTACCTTTTCGTACAATCTGCCACTGACGATTAGGTTTATGTGTGGACCTTCATGcttgttgtttttataataatcattagttttcatacaaataacattttatgaatTCATACTAAATCACCACTTCATAAAAATCTTATGATATCGAGTTCGGGTTCAATAATTGCTCTTTTTTTTGACAGTTTGAAAGTTGCGATGCCCTTTCAAATATTTCATACTAAAATCTACCATTTAGGAACTAATATGTACAGTTTAGAAACTGATACTGTATGTACCTGTAAGGTACTAATTAGAGATGAATAAGGTACAAAGTACAGCTttgcccagtgacagcttttgtacctttttttttttttaagagtgtatgatTTCATAGTATATTTTTAGATCTCTTTCAATCTGAGAAAATCCTCATGAATCAGATGATTCTAGGCCACTCTATGCTGTTGCACCCTTCACCACATGGAAGTATATTATAAATTCCATTGATGTTAACTCAATTACTGGCACAAATCTGAAGCATTGCTCAAGTGGTTAACAAGCAAGAGAGCCTCACCATATCGCTAGTGGTCAATACACCCTCAAGGGCATGGTATCCTTTCTGATGTCCTGCAGACATCTTTACATGCAGCTCATGTACACCTTCATGTCATGTCACTATAGCAACTGACATATAACCTCTGCACAGGCTTTTCTGTTGCCCTTGCACACAGTCTTCTAAACAAGAGTCAGATAATGAGGCAGTTTCTACACGTTTCCACTCAGATTCACGAACGTGAGAGACAGATGCTTTGACATGAAGACCTGAAAAGCAGTGCAGCTGGTAGTTTTTTGGGGCTGGCATCTGACATGCTTCATTGAAAATGAACCTCTAGCCCTCAGAAGCTTTAAAAGAGCCTTGTTTGCAGCATGCGCCTCCCCCACAACAACATGGGGAACTCGCTAGCTGTTTTTGGCACCCACTAGGCTCTTTATTGTCCAGTGTTGTAGACAGGCTCAATGcatgtcatgtggtgtaaccTGAAAACATGCTTTGTTGCAATCAAATAGCCCTTTTATTTAGCACTTTAAAGCATAATGTGACTCAGAGAGGGAATtcccaaaaattttaaaatgtgcaaGTGAGCTGTTTAAAATAAGTATCGTAGCATAAGCATTACTGATTTGTACAAATGATTATGGCCTTTGGTATCTTGCTCCAGCTGTGGGTGTTCTTGGAACAAGTGCATGGTTATGCAATAAAGAAGGATTTTATGACTGTGTAAGTGAAAGTAACCTCTAGTTCATTCAGTTAATTCAATCATTCACATAACAGCTCTCTGAAGCATGTGCTATCTTTGTCCATAAATGAAGAAGTCATGAATGCTATAATTTTATGACATCATAAAACAACTCGAGCATTTATAGTCCACTTCAATCTGTTTGAATATTAGATGATGCAGATGATGTTTTATGatgatgtttgatgttttggGCCACTTTAAcgacatacaaacacaaacacacacatatatacacacacacacacatatatatacatattcatatgtatgtatatgtatgtgtgtaggTCTTGAAAGGTGGCGAGGGGCTGTCAGGGTGGGGGTGGGGCTGTCATGCTATCTTATCTGTTTCATGTTCCATCTGCAGAGGGGACAGAGAGGCCATCAAGAGGATAGCTTACGAGTTTGTTGAGACAAAGGCCGAAGAGGGAGTGATCTATGTTGAAGCCAGATACAGCCCTCATCTGCTGGCCAACAAGGGAGTGGATCCTCTTCCTTGGGACCAAAAACCGTATGTGTACCTTATTTGCTCTAAtcaaaagctgttttatggcatgtattgtttattgttcttATGTTACAACAATCGTGCTGGTTTACATTTTCTCTTGCACAATAACCCTGTTCTGTTCTCGTCTTTGTTCTTGCCTGTCCTCCCCTCTTCCTCCCAGAGGAGACATCACTCCCGATGACGTGGTGGACCTGGTGAACCAGGGGTTCAAAGAGGGAGAGAAGGCCTTCAAAACCAAAGTCAGGTCCATTCTGTGCTGCATGCGTCACAGGCCAAGTAATGCACTCTCACCTCTGCTCCACCCATCCACCCCCACCCAGTGTACTGTGTGTTTTAGAGGCAATGCCTCACTGTCATCCTTCATTAAAAACCCATTCATCCGCAGCCGCTGTTTGCTTATGTCCAAATGGTTTTCAATCATCAAGGCACTAGCCGAACCCCCTGCAATTTGGCTCAGAATTTTTTGTTCCCATCTTAAATTCAGTCAAGATGGACTGTTTGGAAATGCTGTAGTGAATTTGGAAGCCTTTGTGATTCATGTGTAATGTATTTTGTTAATAGAGAGACTATTCATGTAACCTTTGAAACTGAAGAGATCTGTCACatacattcagaagtttggggttataagatttttttaatttttaatccgTTATCTGTTGCTcacttttatttgatcaaaatactgtaaaaacactaatactgtgaaatattattacaatttaaaataaccgttttatatttgaatgtattaaaaaatgtaatacattccAGTGATGGCAGAGCTGATTTTTAGCAGTTGTTACTcgagtcttcagtgtcacatgagtgttttgttgctcaagaaacggttattattaatgttgaaaacagttaataGAATtacaggattcttttatgaatagaaagttaaaaataacagcatttatttgaaatttagtAACCAAAttatttactgtcattttgatcaatttaatgtatccttgctgaaaaagaaaattacctatttatttaaaaaaaaaaaacacacaaaaaaacaaatcttattgaccccaaacatttgaatggtgaGGAGTTAACAGTCATCCATTCGGAAAGTTTCAGTTCTTTCATTttggaaaaaaagcaaaactatGCCACataacatatataatatttttgaacatatcaattatttttattacagatACACTTGATACATTTTCTATGATTGGGGGCCAATAttatatgtatacatgtattatattaatttgctGTCAGTTAGACCAATATTTATTCCAGTCCAAATtgcatcatatatatatacacacacacacacacacacacacacacacacatacatacagtgtatatatatagtggggGAAATAAGTATTCAACACTTGAACAAAtcttttattaaacacatttacagtgcAGCAGTTCACATGAAATTTTGACCAGATGTTGGTATTAACTCAAGTAATTTACACAgagaaaaaatattgaatattacaATCCATAAAAAAAGTTGTGTAATAAAGTGAAATGACACAggaaaaaagtattgaacacactAACTGAGATTATACTTAATACTTGGTGGAaaagcctttgtttgcaataaCAGCTTTAAGACGCTTCCTGTATGAACAAACTAATCGTTCACAGTGCGCAGGTGGGATTTTGGTCCATTCTTCTAAACAGACTGTCTTCACATCTTGAATGTTCCGCGGGGCCCTCTTGTGAATCTTGATCTTCAGTTCCTTCCATaaattctctattgggtttaagTCTGGTGATTGACTGGGCCATTCcaacaactttattttcttcttctggAACCAATTCAGAGTCTCCTTTGCAGtatgttttggatcattgtcctgctggaatgTCCATCCATGTCTCATCCTCATAATCCTGGCAGATGGTAACAGATTCACCTCAAGAATTTCTCAGTACATGGCTCCATTCATCTTCCCTTCAATAACATGGATTCAGCCAGTACCATGagaagaaaaacagccccatACCATGATGCTTCCACCTCCAAACTTCACTGTTGGTATGGTATTTTTAGGGTCATATGCAGAGCcatttctcctccaaacatggCGTGTGGTATTATTGCCAAAAAGCTCAATTTTTGTCTCATCTGACGAGACTACATTCTCCCAGTAATTTACAGGGTTGTCCAAATGTTTTGTAGCAAACATCAAACGAGCTTCAACATgccttttcttaaaaaattgAGCCTTCCGAGGTGAGCGTGCATGGAGGCCGTGGCGGTGGAGTGCATTGCCTATAGTTTTGCTACTGTACCTGCTGCTTCCAAGTCTCTCTGTAGCTCTTCCTGAGTGGTCCTTGGCTCTTGGATTACCCTTCTGATTAACCTTCTGACTCCCTGATCAGAAATCTTTCGAGGAGCTCCTTTGCGTGGCAGGTTGATggagtttttttctttccactTGCGTATAATGGACCCAATGGTGCTTACAGGAACATTTAGGAGTTGTGAAATCCGTCTGTAACCACTACAATTTTTACGCAGCACAACAATCTTGTTGCGAAGATCTTGGGACAGCTCTTTGCCTCTACCCATCATGAGATGTTTGTATTCTTGGTTAAGGCTTTTTCTAACTGATTAACCTGCAACAACCTGGCTGATTCTAATTTGCACAAATAGGAGGTTGAACTAATTAGTGAAATCAGCTGTTGTCTTGCTTTGgtgtaatgctttttctttgtgttttcaaTACTTTTTTCTTCTCCTATTTCACTTcattaaatataacttttttatggattataattttatgatttCTTTATCTGTGTAGATTTCTTGAGTTAATACCAACATCTGGTCAAAATTTCATGTGAACTGCTgcactgtaaatgtgtttaataaaaaatgtgttcaaGTGTTGAATACTTATTTCCCCCactatattatatactatattatacacacatacacacacagtgccgtgaaaaggtttttgcccccttcctgtttttttttttaattttttgcatatgtcacacttaaaagattcagatcatcaaacaaatgttaatattacacaaagataatgcaagtaaatacaaaatgcaggttttaaattatgatttcatttattaagggaaaaaagctgtccaaccCTACCTGGCCCAacgtgaaaaattaaatttcactagccaaacccaggcctgattactgccagacctgttgaatcaagcgatcacttaaatagaacctgtctgacaaagtaaagcatgcttaaagagcaacacatcaacacaacgatctaaagaaattcaagaacagacatgtatcagtctggaaagggttataaagccatttctaaggctttgggactccagcaaaccacggtcagagccattatccacaaatggagaaaacttggaacagtagtgaaccttcccaggagtggccggcctaccaaaattactcaaCAAGCGCAACGacaactcatccaggaggtcataaaagaacccagaaaaacatctaaaagaactgcaggcctcacttaaGGTCAgagttcatgattcaacaataagaaagagactgggcaaaaacagcatccatgggagagtttcaaggcaaaagccactgttgaccaaaaagaacacaatggctcatctcacatttgccaaaaaatatcttaattttccCCAAGactttgggcaaatattctgtggactgatgagacaaaagttgacctttttggaaggtgtgtgtcctgttacatctggtgtaaaaccaacacagcatttcataaaaagaacatcataccaacagtcaaacatggtggtggtagtgtgatggtctgaggctgctttgcagcttctgGACCTGGACAAcatgccataattgatggaaccatgaattctgcactctatcagaaaatcctgaaggagaatgtccggccgtcagtttgtgacctcaagctcaagcgcacttgggttatgcagcaggacaatgatcccaaacacaccagtaagtccacctctgaatggctcaagaaaaacaaaattaaggttttggagtggccaagtcaaagtctgggcttaaatccaattgagatgctgtggcatgacctcaAACAGACCATTCATGCtcaaaaaccctccaatgtggctgaattaaaataattctgCAAAGAATTCATCCACAGCGACatagactcattgccagttatcgcaaacgcttgattgcagttgttgttgcAAAGgttggcacaaccagttattagatttaggagcaattactttttcacataGTGCCAAGCAGGTTtagacagcttttttcccttaataaatgaaatcattgtttcaactgcattttgtatttacttgggttatctttgtgtaatattaaaatttgtttgatgatctgaatcattcaagtgtgacaaacatgcaaaaaaatttgaaaaacagGAATACAtaagtatacacacacacacacacacacacacacatacatacatacatattattcaaatataaacacTATCATATTAAATCATAATTCAGAATACTATAAAACTATGGATTCATAATACTATAAATCTATAAAATTCTAAATCATTTTACAGAATTGGCCATATCATGTAATTATTGGGATATACAGTATCTTACAGAAGTAAGTACACTCCAGCGGCAACCTGTGAAgttctggtgaactccatgcccaagaggtttaaggcagtgctggaaaataatggtagccacacaaaatattgacactttgggcccaatttggacattttcacttaggggtgtactcacttttgtggccaacggtttagacattaatggctgtgtgttgagttattttgaggggaaagcaaatttacactgttatacaagctgtacactcactactttacattatagcaaagtgtcatttcttcagtgctgtcacatgaaaagatataataaaatattgacaaaaatgtgaggggtgtactcacttctgtgagatactgtatatgcagCATATATCATATGAGGAAATGATAATACACTCACATCATTGACCGTTACATTCTAATGCTTATTTTTGCTGTAGACTGGTCTATGGACGTAGTTGAGCTGTGTAAAAAGTATCATAAAGATGGTGTTGTGGCAATAGACCTAGCAGGAGATGAATCCCTGATCTGCGAGTCACACTCAGGACACAAGAGAGCATTTGAGgtaagaaaacacacacacacacacacacacacacaaacagtccATATGAGCTGTGTTTGCAAAATGTTGGCTGCATTTTTCTCTGTAGACCATCTAGATTAAACTCATCTTTATTAGGCCTGTTACAAAACAGGATTTGCAGAATTTGACAGaacataataattatataattatataataattgtatgtCTTATCAGCATAACATTTTGTCAAGGTCTTTTTCCCCTGAATTCCCTGATGGTGAATTACCTAGCATGTACAAGTCTAACATCACAGTAAAACAGTTTGATTAGTTGATGTATTTAAAACGTATAGAGATTTAACTGTACTTTGTCGACTTGGAAAATTGTATAATCCCCAATTTAAATAACACATACACAGAGACATCCGTTTATACCATTCGCGTGCTAAAAGCCGCAGATGAGATCCGGAAACAAAACAAGTTCCTTATCATCCCGTGATCTAAATTGAATCTTACAAACACAGTGTTTGAAAGCAGTACATGCTACAGATGCTGTGTTTGGATACtgcttgtttttttccccatcttCAGAAAAGCAGATGTTGCTGGCAGTGTTCTAGCTGTGGGttcactgttttgtttttgacagGAAGCCGTCAGAAGTGAGGTGCACAGAACAGTGCACGCAGGAGAAGTGGGCCCTGCCAGTGTAGTGAAGGAGGTACGAGTTTCCGCTTTTTCTCAGCATTTATTATCATGTATTCAGCAAGAACACAATAACCACTCAAAATGTGCTTCTCACGGAAACAACAATTCACGCTATCTGTTGTACAGATGGAAAATTGTGTAACACTGCTGAGTCTGTTTTTTAACTAGATATTCTGTGAGGAAATTCTGTCTGTGAAGTACATTTCCTTCCCAAGTACTAAATCATAAAAGGCAGATATTTTAGAAAACACCACAACCACTCAgctcatttttcaaaatgtcacTCCACAAGAAAACACCCTCGGATCCGAAACTATGTGCCAACTCTTTCCATAATGTTCCCTCCCTTTGCAGGCTGTGGAAGTTCTG
This sequence is a window from Onychostoma macrolepis isolate SWU-2019 chromosome 23, ASM1243209v1, whole genome shotgun sequence. Protein-coding genes within it:
- the ada gene encoding adenosine deaminase, producing MAEKNGKPAFDKPKIELHVHLDGAIRIKTIVEVAKRRGITLPANGEDEMRDLVIMHEPTTLTEFLGKFDHYMHAIAGDREAIKRIAYEFVETKAEEGVIYVEARYSPHLLANKGVDPLPWDQKPGDITPDDVVDLVNQGFKEGEKAFKTKVRSILCCMRHRPNWSMDVVELCKKYHKDGVVAIDLAGDESLICESHSGHKRAFEEAVRSEVHRTVHAGEVGPASVVKEAVEVLKAERIGHGYHTLEDQALYKRLLHQNMHFEICPVSSRLTGACDPDFTKHPLITFKKDKANYSLNTDDPTIFNSTLISDYQVVQKYMDFTEEEFKRLNINAAKSCFLPAKEKKELLEQLYEAYGMLEKTGF